Proteins encoded together in one Kutzneria kofuensis window:
- a CDS encoding sugar porter family MFS transporter has translation MQQTEGLPARRNINRGTLFFFGALGGILFGYDLGVISGVLLFIKKIWNLSGLQQGFVNGALAAGAIIGALTVIKLADGLGRRRTIIVAATVFALGTIGCTFAPNFETLVAFRFIVGIAVGASSATVPTYLAELAPGKVRGMLASLNQLMIVGGILIAYIVDDILADSGNWRAMIAAAFIPAIILLVGMLRMPETPRWLLKNGREDEARAVLSSTLQGQGVDEEFAEIKEVIRLDGQQQKGTLRDLTAKWARPALIVALILAIGQQFCGVNAVNTYAPIMFSNLGYGASAALLASVVLGIVKVLFTVGEMFVVDRWGRKPLLRVGAVLMAVTLIVLGLCVNFIKDTSVVGPITLVLLILFLAGYELGWGAVVWVMIGEVFPLKVRGIGTGTASVVLWAATFTITFVFPVMYTGLGLAGAAWIFAAVCVILVVLVSKFVPETKGRTLEQIELDLRERVNV, from the coding sequence GTGCAGCAAACGGAGGGTCTGCCGGCACGGCGGAACATCAACAGAGGAACGCTGTTCTTCTTCGGTGCCCTCGGCGGCATCCTGTTCGGCTACGACCTGGGCGTCATCTCAGGTGTCCTGCTGTTCATCAAGAAGATCTGGAACCTCAGCGGGCTCCAGCAGGGCTTCGTCAACGGCGCCCTGGCGGCCGGCGCCATCATCGGCGCGTTGACCGTGATCAAGCTGGCCGACGGCCTCGGCCGCCGGCGCACCATCATCGTCGCGGCCACCGTGTTCGCGCTCGGCACCATCGGCTGCACCTTCGCGCCGAACTTCGAGACGCTGGTGGCGTTCCGGTTCATCGTCGGCATCGCGGTCGGCGCGTCGTCCGCGACCGTGCCGACGTACCTGGCCGAGCTGGCCCCGGGCAAGGTCCGCGGCATGCTGGCCTCGCTGAACCAGCTGATGATCGTCGGCGGCATCCTCATCGCGTACATCGTCGACGACATCCTGGCCGACTCCGGCAACTGGCGGGCCATGATCGCCGCGGCGTTCATCCCCGCGATCATCCTGCTGGTCGGCATGCTGCGTATGCCCGAGACGCCGCGCTGGCTGCTCAAGAACGGCCGCGAGGACGAGGCCCGGGCGGTGCTGTCCAGCACGCTGCAGGGCCAGGGCGTGGACGAGGAGTTCGCCGAGATCAAGGAGGTCATCCGGCTCGACGGCCAGCAGCAGAAGGGCACGCTGCGCGACCTGACCGCCAAGTGGGCCCGGCCGGCCCTGATCGTGGCCCTGATCCTGGCCATCGGCCAGCAGTTCTGCGGTGTCAACGCGGTCAACACCTACGCCCCGATCATGTTCAGCAACCTGGGCTACGGCGCGTCCGCAGCGCTGCTCGCGTCCGTCGTGCTCGGCATCGTGAAGGTGCTGTTCACGGTGGGCGAGATGTTCGTGGTGGACCGCTGGGGCCGCAAGCCGCTGCTGCGCGTGGGCGCTGTGCTGATGGCCGTCACGCTGATCGTGCTCGGTCTGTGCGTGAACTTCATCAAGGACACCAGTGTCGTCGGCCCCATCACCCTGGTGCTGCTGATCCTGTTCCTCGCCGGCTACGAACTCGGCTGGGGCGCGGTGGTCTGGGTCATGATCGGCGAGGTGTTCCCGCTGAAGGTCCGCGGCATCGGCACCGGCACCGCGAGCGTCGTGCTGTGGGCGGCGACGTTCACCATCACCTTCGTGTTCCCGGTGATGTACACGGGCCTTGGCCTGGCCGGTGCGGCGTGGATCTTCGCCGCCGTCTGCGTGATCCTGGTGGTGCTGGTGAGCAAGTTCGTGCCGGAGACCAAGGGGCGCACGCTGGAGCAGATCGAGCTGGACCTGCGCGAGCGCGTGAACGTCTGA